In Verrucomicrobiia bacterium, one DNA window encodes the following:
- a CDS encoding PP2C family protein-serine/threonine phosphatase encodes MIISPHALGVRLSQVAEPDSANVAAFEEAIGSLLTAAPVQIDIGHELQLARSIQESFLPINFPPLQSFDLAGFCRNAHQVGGDFYDVLPVASDSLLLLVADVMGKGIPAALFAATLRALIRSLAEWTHSPAELLARANRLMFQDLSRVDMFVTAQVALLETSARRLTIASAGHCPLLVADALGEIKALSPDGIPIGIDANAAFKEQSLLLTTGGCALLYSDGVTEAQNPMGEFFGQAGLEQLLLEAVGQTQSAASVKENLLSMLTLFQAGTQPRDDQTFLVLAG; translated from the coding sequence ATGATTATCTCCCCGCATGCACTGGGCGTGAGGCTCAGCCAGGTTGCCGAGCCGGACAGCGCCAATGTCGCAGCCTTTGAGGAGGCGATTGGCAGCTTGCTCACGGCCGCTCCTGTTCAAATCGACATCGGGCATGAACTGCAGCTCGCCCGTTCGATTCAAGAGTCGTTTCTGCCCATAAATTTTCCCCCATTGCAGAGCTTTGACCTGGCCGGCTTCTGCCGGAATGCGCATCAGGTGGGCGGTGATTTTTACGATGTGTTGCCTGTTGCTTCTGACTCCCTCCTGTTGCTCGTCGCCGATGTGATGGGCAAAGGAATCCCCGCTGCCCTTTTTGCAGCAACACTCCGCGCTTTAATCCGCTCCCTGGCCGAGTGGACCCATAGCCCCGCCGAGTTGCTGGCGCGCGCCAACCGCCTGATGTTCCAGGACCTCTCCCGGGTTGATATGTTCGTCACAGCCCAGGTTGCTCTGCTGGAAACCTCCGCGCGGCGTCTGACCATCGCCAGCGCCGGCCATTGCCCATTGTTGGTGGCAGATGCCCTGGGCGAAATCAAGGCCCTCTCGCCCGATGGCATTCCCATCGGCATCGATGCAAACGCCGCATTTAAGGAGCAGAGTCTTTTACTGACAACCGGAGGCTGCGCCCTTCTTTATAGCGACGGTGTCACTGAAGCTCAAAATCCGATGGGTGAGTTTTTCGGCCAGGCCGGCCTCGAGCAGCTTCTTCTCGAAGCCGTCGGCCAGACGCAAAGCGCGGCCAGCGTCAAAGAGAACTTGCTCTCCATGCTGACTCTGTTCCAAGCCGGAACGCAGCCAAGAGATGATCAAACCTTCCTGGTTCTGGCCGGTTGA
- a CDS encoding sugar transferase has translation MNDPIQDSLLRRYAAAQTSRGRLLLKLHLLQQRLRAQWFIYGADLVKRGFDVLVSAFFLLLLSPLFGLIALAVWVEDGGAIFFAQTRVGRYGRPFKMYKIRSMCLDAEQRLEEVWKRNQHKEGITFKIKDDPRITRVGKWLRKYSFDELPQLYNVLIGDMSLVGPRPPVPREVAMYSLADRRRLAARPGITCVWQISGRSEIDFSGQVKLDVDYIEKQSFWMDLQILARTVPAVMSGKGAC, from the coding sequence ATGAATGATCCGATTCAAGATTCTCTTTTGCGGCGCTACGCCGCCGCCCAAACCAGCCGTGGCCGCCTCTTGCTCAAGCTGCACCTGCTCCAGCAACGCCTGCGGGCGCAGTGGTTTATTTATGGCGCGGACCTGGTAAAGCGCGGCTTTGACGTTCTGGTTAGCGCGTTTTTCCTGCTCCTGCTTAGTCCGCTTTTTGGTCTGATCGCCCTTGCGGTTTGGGTCGAGGATGGCGGCGCCATCTTTTTCGCCCAGACGCGAGTAGGCCGGTATGGGCGCCCGTTCAAGATGTATAAAATCCGCTCGATGTGCCTCGATGCCGAGCAGCGGCTCGAGGAGGTCTGGAAGCGCAATCAGCACAAAGAAGGAATCACCTTCAAAATCAAGGATGACCCGCGCATTACGCGGGTTGGAAAGTGGTTGCGGAAATACTCCTTTGACGAGCTGCCTCAGCTTTATAATGTCCTCATTGGCGACATGTCGCTGGTCGGCCCGCGCCCGCCCGTTCCCCGCGAGGTGGCCATGTACTCGCTGGCCGACCGGCGCCGGCTCGCCGCCCGCCCGGGCATTACCTGCGTTTGGCAGATCAGTGGCCGCAGCGAAATCGATTTTTCCGGCCAGGTCAAACTCGACGTGGATTACATCGAAAAGCAAAGCTTTTGGATGGACCTACAGATTCTGGCCCGAACGGTCCCCGCAGTTATGTCAGGAAAAGGCGCTTGCTAA
- a CDS encoding dienelactone hydrolase family protein, translated as MKIGLAQRLLLFWLASLAWACGAPLQPLAGTAPLTIEGDVASNLVAGVDRFLLRKLEESLAGREQFWHRDFSSWQAYESSLAANRQRLAHILGVRDQRVGKVELELIATTARPALCGRGQGYEVFAVHWPAFGDVTGEGLLLVPSNAPVANVVALPDADQTPEQLAGLAGGIAPESQLARRLVESGCRVIVPMLINRRINAQRGLSNREFIYRSAFELGRHIIGYEIEKVLAAIDWMSAQSTNSALKIGVIGWGEGGLLAFYTAALDTRIRAACVSGYFDERRKVIWRQPVDRNVFGLLDEFGDTEVAGMIAPRSLIVEAAGGPELTLPGGSAYVASQRVKGAPGILESPRLEDVRSEFARARGLVAGLKPSPKLELVVSGKAGTGPFGSEGALKAFLSALSSKARLAPQEAAPENLWPGFDPAARQEPQLHELDRHSQLLLAQSPYVRQEFMAKLDTTSPEKFRLSADGYRDFFYRQVIGRFDDRLLPAHARSRLAYDQPKWTGYEVVLDVFPDVSAYGILLLPKDLKPGERRPVVVCQHGLEGRPQDTITGDSHYYHDFAARLCEQGFVTFAPQNLYIFGDRFRTLQRKANPLGKTLFSIMAPQHQRITDWLKTQPFVDPARIGFYGLSYGGKTAMRVPALVTNYCLSICAGDFNDWVWKCASTLSPYSYVWLPEYEIFEFDLGRTFNYAEMAALIAPRPFMVERGHFDGVAPDETVAYEFAKVRYLYEARLGLEGQCAIEWFTGPHTIHGQGTFAFLHEHLHWP; from the coding sequence ATGAAGATAGGACTTGCTCAACGGCTTCTGCTGTTCTGGCTTGCCAGTTTGGCCTGGGCTTGTGGCGCGCCGCTACAACCGCTTGCGGGCACCGCTCCACTGACGATAGAGGGGGATGTGGCCTCAAACCTTGTGGCGGGCGTGGACCGGTTCTTACTGCGCAAGCTTGAGGAATCGCTCGCGGGACGGGAGCAGTTTTGGCACAGAGATTTTTCCTCATGGCAGGCTTACGAGTCGTCCCTGGCCGCCAACAGGCAGCGTTTGGCTCATATCCTTGGAGTGCGCGACCAGCGAGTTGGCAAAGTCGAACTTGAACTCATCGCGACCACTGCCCGGCCCGCTCTTTGTGGGCGCGGGCAGGGTTATGAGGTGTTTGCCGTGCACTGGCCGGCATTCGGGGATGTCACCGGAGAAGGACTGCTGCTCGTGCCAAGCAATGCGCCCGTTGCAAATGTCGTTGCGCTCCCGGACGCCGACCAGACGCCTGAGCAACTGGCGGGATTGGCCGGGGGCATTGCGCCCGAGAGCCAGTTAGCGCGGCGCCTGGTCGAGAGCGGGTGCCGAGTGATCGTTCCGATGTTGATCAACCGGCGAATCAACGCGCAAAGGGGGCTTTCGAATCGCGAATTCATTTATCGCTCAGCTTTCGAGCTGGGCCGTCACATCATTGGTTATGAGATTGAAAAAGTCCTGGCGGCAATAGACTGGATGAGCGCGCAAAGCACAAATTCTGCGCTCAAAATCGGGGTGATCGGGTGGGGGGAAGGCGGTTTGCTGGCGTTTTACACCGCAGCGCTGGACACGCGGATCAGGGCCGCGTGCGTCAGCGGATACTTCGATGAGCGGCGCAAGGTCATCTGGCGGCAACCAGTGGACCGCAATGTGTTTGGTCTGCTGGATGAATTTGGGGATACAGAGGTGGCGGGGATGATCGCGCCCCGTAGCTTGATCGTCGAGGCCGCCGGTGGCCCGGAACTGACCCTGCCCGGTGGCAGCGCGTACGTCGCATCGCAACGGGTCAAGGGCGCGCCGGGAATTCTTGAGTCTCCCAGGCTGGAAGATGTCCGCTCGGAATTTGCGCGCGCCCGCGGTCTGGTCGCCGGGCTGAAGCCCTCGCCGAAATTGGAGTTGGTCGTCAGTGGCAAGGCGGGGACGGGACCCTTTGGCAGTGAAGGCGCTTTGAAAGCTTTCTTAAGCGCGCTGAGCAGCAAGGCTCGCCTGGCCCCGCAAGAGGCGGCCCCTGAGAACCTGTGGCCCGGGTTCGACCCAGCGGCCCGGCAGGAGCCGCAGTTGCATGAGTTGGACCGCCACAGCCAGTTGCTCCTGGCTCAGAGCCCTTACGTGCGCCAGGAGTTCATGGCAAAGCTCGATACGACATCGCCGGAAAAATTCCGCCTGAGCGCCGACGGCTACCGCGATTTCTTTTACCGCCAGGTCATTGGCCGGTTTGACGACCGCCTGCTGCCGGCTCATGCGCGTTCGCGATTGGCCTATGACCAGCCGAAATGGACCGGCTACGAAGTCGTGCTCGATGTGTTTCCGGACGTGAGCGCTTACGGGATTCTTCTGCTGCCCAAAGACCTCAAGCCCGGTGAACGGCGGCCAGTGGTGGTTTGCCAGCATGGTCTGGAGGGCCGTCCGCAGGACACGATAACCGGCGACAGCCATTACTATCACGATTTCGCCGCACGGCTATGCGAGCAAGGCTTTGTGACTTTCGCGCCGCAAAACCTCTATATTTTTGGCGACCGCTTTCGCACGCTTCAACGCAAGGCCAATCCTCTGGGCAAAACGTTGTTTTCCATTATGGCGCCGCAGCATCAACGGATCACCGACTGGCTCAAAACGCAGCCATTCGTCGATCCGGCCCGGATTGGATTTTACGGCTTGAGCTACGGCGGCAAGACGGCGATGCGCGTGCCGGCCCTGGTGACAAACTATTGCCTATCCATCTGCGCGGGTGATTTCAACGACTGGGTATGGAAGTGCGCTTCGACTCTCAGTCCCTATAGTTATGTTTGGTTGCCCGAGTACGAGATTTTCGAGTTCGACCTCGGCCGCACCTTCAATTATGCGGAGATGGCGGCTTTAATTGCCCCACGCCCATTCATGGTCGAACGCGGGCATTTCGACGGCGTTGCGCCTGATGAAACGGTGGCATACGAGTTCGCCAAGGTGCGGTATCTGTATGAGGCGCGGTTGGGGCTTGAGGGTCAATGCGCCATCGAGTGGTTTACAGGGCCGCATACGATTCACGGCCAGGGGACCTTCGCTTTCCTGCACGAACATCTCCATTGGCCGTGA
- a CDS encoding glycosyltransferase family 4 protein produces the protein MKLLFVHQHLGEFGGAETNIHLTSGELRRRGHSLSLLYESGTGRDEAAWREIFSDCYGLARPANREKIEAVLDQVQPEVIYLHKMAGLDVLELLLDSGIPIVRMVHDHSLYCMREYKYNYFTRNICTRPVSGFCIFPCLGSLVRSRERSGLPVAWRSYAAKKREVRLNQQCARLIVYSHYLKGELVQNGFDPAKIEVCVPMRVRVNERMTTNFSERNLLLFVGQIIRGKGVDVLLRALARVRTPFQCAIVGDGNHRRSCEKLCAKLGLNGRVQFHGYVPPSQLRNYYLNASVFLMSSLWPEPFGMAGPEAMCYGVPVVGFDAGGIREWLIDGHNGYLVPWNDTAAFTARIDELLVNKDRARQLGNRAKDWVKRYDAPKQIDILENAFRRAAHQEQTLLPNSMPAPVSLCL, from the coding sequence ATGAAACTGCTTTTCGTTCATCAACACCTCGGCGAATTCGGGGGTGCCGAGACTAATATTCACCTGACTTCGGGTGAATTGCGCCGGCGGGGGCACTCACTCAGCCTGCTCTATGAGAGCGGCACAGGCCGCGATGAAGCGGCGTGGCGTGAGATTTTTTCTGATTGCTATGGTTTGGCCAGACCGGCCAATCGCGAAAAGATCGAGGCGGTTTTAGACCAAGTCCAGCCGGAAGTGATATACCTGCACAAAATGGCCGGGCTGGATGTTTTGGAGCTGTTGCTCGACTCTGGCATTCCCATCGTGCGGATGGTCCACGATCACTCCTTGTACTGCATGCGCGAGTACAAATACAATTACTTCACACGCAACATCTGCACTCGCCCGGTATCGGGTTTTTGTATCTTTCCCTGCCTGGGGTCGCTGGTTCGAAGCCGGGAGCGGTCCGGATTGCCGGTTGCCTGGCGCAGCTATGCCGCCAAAAAACGCGAGGTGCGCCTCAACCAGCAATGCGCCCGGTTGATCGTCTATTCCCACTATCTGAAAGGGGAATTGGTTCAAAACGGATTTGATCCGGCTAAGATCGAAGTGTGTGTTCCGATGAGAGTTCGAGTCAATGAGCGGATGACCACCAACTTCAGCGAGCGCAACCTGCTGCTGTTTGTAGGTCAGATCATCCGGGGCAAAGGGGTTGATGTCCTGTTACGGGCCTTGGCGCGGGTGCGCACGCCCTTTCAGTGCGCCATTGTCGGAGACGGCAATCATCGGCGGTCTTGCGAAAAGCTATGCGCTAAACTCGGCTTGAATGGCCGGGTCCAATTTCATGGCTATGTGCCCCCCTCCCAACTGCGGAATTATTACCTCAACGCAAGCGTGTTCCTGATGAGTTCGCTTTGGCCCGAGCCCTTCGGCATGGCCGGCCCCGAAGCGATGTGTTACGGCGTGCCAGTCGTGGGGTTTGATGCCGGCGGCATCCGGGAATGGTTAATCGATGGCCACAACGGCTATCTGGTCCCCTGGAACGATACGGCGGCCTTTACTGCGCGCATCGACGAGTTGCTTGTCAATAAAGACCGCGCCAGGCAATTGGGCAACCGGGCCAAGGACTGGGTCAAACGCTACGATGCTCCAAAGCAAATTGATATTTTGGAGAACGCCTTCCGGCGCGCCGCGCACCAGGAGCAGACCTTGTTGCCGAATTCGATGCCGGCGCCAGTTTCCCTTTGTTTATGA
- a CDS encoding cupin domain-containing protein, with translation MRSKMDTRGTASHFEQFVHEPDVVAQELKDDGVFPNSKLPLLVYRGAVVLPEEEPAAIFEQLFAGHGWSATWRNGIYPYHHYHSTAHEVLGVYSGSAKVQLGGEAGVIQEIHGGDVVIIPAGVAHKNLGSSADFGVVGAYPEGQDWDMNYGRAGERPRADKNIARVRLPKMDPVYGASGPLLENWVGR, from the coding sequence ATGAGATCGAAAATGGATACGAGGGGAACAGCATCGCACTTCGAGCAGTTTGTGCATGAACCCGATGTGGTGGCGCAGGAATTGAAGGATGACGGGGTCTTTCCGAACAGCAAACTGCCGCTGCTGGTTTATCGGGGAGCGGTCGTACTGCCGGAGGAGGAGCCTGCGGCGATTTTTGAGCAACTGTTTGCCGGGCACGGCTGGAGTGCCACTTGGCGGAATGGCATTTATCCTTATCACCACTACCACAGCACGGCCCATGAAGTGCTGGGCGTCTATAGCGGCTCAGCAAAGGTCCAGCTTGGCGGCGAAGCGGGCGTCATACAAGAGATTCACGGCGGCGATGTCGTCATTATACCCGCCGGAGTGGCTCACAAGAACCTTGGTTCGAGCGCTGATTTCGGGGTCGTCGGCGCCTATCCGGAAGGCCAAGATTGGGACATGAACTATGGCAGGGCCGGCGAACGCCCGCGTGCGGATAAAAACATCGCCCGGGTGCGCCTGCCGAAGATGGACCCAGTGTACGGTGCCAGTGGGCCGTTGTTGGAGAATTGGGTGGGCCGGTGA
- a CDS encoding BlaI/MecI/CopY family transcriptional regulator, translating into MKIPRISDAEWEVMRVVWKQEPCSASEIIAALAQRDVAWHPKTVKAFLNRLVKKKALGFKVDGRAYLYYPLVRQSECAEAASVSFLDRVFGGSLKPMVAHFVARKRLSREEIRELKELLDSQE; encoded by the coding sequence ATGAAAATTCCCCGTATTTCCGATGCCGAGTGGGAGGTTATGCGAGTCGTCTGGAAACAGGAGCCTTGTTCCGCCAGTGAAATCATTGCGGCGCTCGCTCAACGCGACGTTGCCTGGCATCCCAAAACCGTCAAGGCCTTCCTGAACCGGCTTGTCAAAAAGAAAGCTCTCGGTTTCAAGGTGGATGGGCGGGCGTATCTCTATTACCCGCTGGTGCGGCAAAGTGAATGCGCCGAGGCCGCGAGCGTTTCGTTCCTGGACCGGGTGTTCGGTGGCTCCTTGAAGCCGATGGTGGCGCATTTTGTGGCGCGCAAGAGGCTTTCGCGGGAAGAAATTCGCGAATTGAAAGAGCTGTTGGACAGCCAGGAGTAA